One Micromonospora eburnea genomic region harbors:
- a CDS encoding type I polyketide synthase, with product MNQEPIAVIGMAATMPGARDLDEFWANLRAGRESITFGTPLTVDDEQSGRRWVHARGVLDDVRRFDYEFFGIPRREAEVLDPQHRVLLEHAWAAMEEAGYDVHRITERVAVYTTVGPNTYREGREFDAHSAAERLLVELSNAPDTLSTRISYKLGLTGESLSVRTACSSSLVAVHLAAEAVRAGRADLALAGAVNIRCHDSLAYEQQDGFILSADGHTRAYEQRGTGYVEGDGVGVVVLRRLSDAIASGDHIHAVILGGGINNDGRAKAGFSAPGVEGQSAAISAALAAAGVPAESIHLVEGHGTGTAVGDPIEVRALTRAYRQHTQERGFCALNSVKANIGHLGYASGMAGLLKAILSVKHGEIPPAPDFEEPNPGIDFADSPFYVNRSLRPWPDGPRRAGVSSFGMGGTNVHLVVEQPPRPAPVEPHPPAEHAVLLSARTEAALDAMRERLLAWLTGRPDVALADLAFTLAVGRRPQPRRWAAVVSSTAELVRVLAGDDPAGATAGELADLAGEWVDGGDVDWAARYQGRRYRRLSLPSYPWQGEELWVPVADQQVTPGGAAGRTLQEPEPVDRWLYRQVWTRTGLPRPHHPGDLARTDGTCLVLGDHPEPTATVRAELAAAGLAVVAVEPATEFDVSADGVVRVRPEDPADLARLVEHVVTETGPVTRVVRLRSGGEPAEVAVATGVLGTLSLVRALVAAGQSPELWVVTENAQPVGDVTAVDPAAAALLGLCQVVPQEHPDLRCQALDFAAGTPAAEVAARLLAELASPAETPEVAYRGVDRHVPAFERLDTAGGVATPVRPGGVYLIAGGSGRMGLAIATHLAASGGTRIALVSRQGRPPGADAARRLRELGAEVLTLRADVADERRMAQVVEEVNRHWGPVNGVVHAAGIEGGGSGFTFVAETSVDQAQDLLRPKTTGIGVLDRVTRAQPLDFFLVCSSLSAVLGGITFGVYTAANRYLDAYAEWRSANGAPWVSVDWDVWRFDKAATGLGAAAATATAMDVEQATGLLGSIVAAGDARLVVSTVPLGERVDRVRRLLRRRPTDEAGDAEPTAATQDELCEHLMRIVGDLVGVDDLVDDDELLAVGCDSLTFLEALARWEKRNRMKVPITRLWGCRTFAELAEVGWQVLNEERADAGSLALRYLAG from the coding sequence ATGAACCAGGAACCGATCGCCGTCATCGGGATGGCGGCCACCATGCCCGGGGCGCGTGACCTCGACGAGTTCTGGGCCAACCTGCGGGCCGGACGGGAGTCGATCACCTTCGGCACGCCGCTGACCGTGGACGACGAACAGAGCGGCCGGCGGTGGGTCCACGCCCGTGGGGTGCTCGACGACGTACGGCGCTTCGACTACGAGTTCTTCGGCATCCCCCGACGGGAGGCCGAGGTCCTCGACCCGCAGCACCGCGTGCTGCTCGAACACGCGTGGGCGGCGATGGAGGAGGCCGGCTACGACGTGCACCGGATCACCGAGCGGGTCGCCGTCTACACCACGGTCGGGCCGAACACCTATCGCGAGGGCCGGGAGTTCGACGCGCACTCGGCCGCCGAACGCCTGCTCGTCGAGCTGTCCAACGCCCCGGACACGCTCTCCACCCGCATCTCCTACAAGCTCGGCCTCACCGGCGAGAGCCTCAGCGTGCGTACCGCCTGCTCGTCGTCGCTGGTCGCGGTCCACCTGGCCGCCGAGGCGGTACGCGCCGGCCGGGCCGATCTCGCGCTGGCCGGGGCGGTCAACATCCGCTGCCACGACAGCCTCGCCTACGAACAGCAGGACGGGTTCATCCTCTCCGCCGACGGCCACACCCGCGCCTACGAACAACGCGGCACCGGCTACGTCGAGGGCGACGGCGTCGGCGTCGTCGTACTGCGCCGGCTCTCCGACGCCATCGCGAGCGGCGACCACATCCACGCCGTGATCCTCGGCGGCGGGATCAACAACGACGGCCGGGCCAAGGCCGGCTTCTCCGCGCCCGGGGTCGAGGGGCAGTCGGCGGCGATCAGCGCCGCGCTCGCCGCCGCCGGCGTGCCGGCCGAGTCGATCCACCTGGTGGAGGGGCACGGCACCGGCACCGCGGTCGGCGACCCGATCGAGGTACGGGCCCTCACCCGCGCCTACCGCCAGCACACCCAGGAGCGCGGGTTCTGCGCGCTGAACTCGGTGAAGGCGAACATCGGGCACCTCGGCTACGCGTCGGGCATGGCGGGGCTGCTCAAGGCGATCCTGTCGGTCAAGCACGGCGAGATCCCGCCCGCGCCGGACTTCGAGGAGCCCAACCCGGGCATCGACTTCGCGGACTCCCCGTTCTACGTCAACCGCTCGCTGCGGCCGTGGCCGGACGGCCCGCGCCGGGCCGGCGTCAGCTCCTTCGGCATGGGCGGCACGAACGTCCACCTCGTCGTGGAGCAGCCGCCGCGGCCGGCACCGGTCGAACCCCACCCACCGGCCGAGCACGCGGTGCTGCTCTCGGCCCGCACCGAGGCCGCGCTGGACGCGATGCGGGAACGGCTGCTGGCCTGGCTGACCGGGCGGCCGGACGTGGCGCTGGCCGACCTCGCGTTCACGCTGGCGGTCGGCCGGCGACCGCAGCCGCGCCGCTGGGCGGCGGTCGTCTCGTCGACCGCGGAGCTGGTCCGAGTGCTGGCCGGCGACGACCCGGCCGGCGCCACCGCCGGGGAACTGGCCGATCTGGCCGGGGAGTGGGTCGACGGCGGGGACGTCGACTGGGCGGCCCGCTACCAGGGCCGGCGGTACCGCCGGCTGTCCCTGCCCAGCTACCCCTGGCAGGGCGAGGAGCTGTGGGTGCCGGTCGCCGACCAGCAGGTCACCCCGGGCGGCGCCGCCGGGCGTACGTTGCAGGAGCCGGAACCGGTCGACCGGTGGCTGTACCGGCAGGTGTGGACCCGGACCGGGCTGCCCCGCCCGCACCATCCCGGCGACCTGGCGCGTACCGACGGCACCTGCCTCGTCCTCGGCGACCACCCCGAACCGACCGCGACGGTCCGGGCGGAACTCGCCGCGGCCGGACTGGCCGTGGTGGCGGTGGAGCCGGCCACCGAGTTCGACGTGTCCGCCGACGGCGTGGTGCGGGTCCGGCCGGAGGACCCGGCCGACCTGGCCCGCCTGGTCGAGCACGTGGTCACGGAGACCGGCCCGGTCACCCGGGTGGTACGGCTGCGTTCCGGCGGCGAACCCGCCGAGGTGGCCGTCGCCACCGGCGTGCTCGGCACGCTGTCGCTGGTCCGGGCGCTGGTCGCGGCCGGACAGTCGCCCGAACTGTGGGTCGTGACCGAGAACGCCCAGCCGGTCGGGGACGTCACGGCGGTGGACCCGGCGGCGGCGGCGCTGCTCGGGCTCTGCCAGGTCGTCCCGCAGGAGCACCCCGACCTGCGCTGCCAGGCCCTGGACTTCGCGGCCGGCACGCCCGCCGCCGAGGTGGCGGCCCGGCTGCTGGCCGAACTGGCGAGCCCGGCGGAGACCCCGGAGGTCGCCTACCGTGGCGTCGACCGGCACGTCCCGGCCTTCGAGCGGCTGGACACCGCGGGTGGGGTGGCCACGCCGGTCCGGCCGGGCGGGGTGTACCTGATCGCCGGCGGCTCGGGCCGGATGGGCCTGGCGATCGCCACCCACCTCGCGGCGTCCGGTGGCACCCGGATCGCGCTGGTGTCCCGCCAGGGCCGGCCGCCCGGCGCGGACGCCGCCCGGCGGCTGCGCGAACTCGGCGCCGAGGTGCTCACGCTGCGCGCCGACGTCGCCGACGAGCGGCGGATGGCCCAGGTGGTCGAGGAGGTCAACCGGCACTGGGGCCCGGTCAACGGCGTGGTGCACGCGGCCGGGATCGAGGGCGGCGGCAGCGGCTTCACGTTCGTCGCCGAGACCTCCGTCGACCAGGCCCAGGACCTGCTGCGGCCCAAGACGACCGGAATCGGTGTCCTCGACCGCGTCACCCGCGCCCAGCCGCTGGACTTCTTCCTGGTCTGTTCGAGCCTGAGCGCCGTCCTCGGTGGCATCACCTTCGGCGTCTACACGGCGGCCAACCGCTACCTCGACGCGTACGCCGAATGGCGGAGCGCGAACGGCGCGCCGTGGGTCAGCGTCGACTGGGACGTGTGGCGGTTCGACAAGGCCGCCACGGGCCTCGGCGCCGCCGCCGCCACCGCCACCGCGATGGACGTGGAGCAGGCGACCGGCCTGCTCGGCTCGATCGTCGCCGCCGGGGACGCCCGGCTCGTGGTGTCGACGGTGCCGCTCGGCGAGCGCGTCGACCGGGTACGCCGGCTGCTGCGACGCCGGCCGACCGACGAGGCGGGCGACGCCGAGCCGACCGCGGCGACCCAGGACGAGCTGTGCGAGCACCTCATGCGCATCGTCGGCGACCTGGTCGGGGTCGACGACCTGGTCGACGACGACGAACTGCTGGCGGTCGGCTGCGATTCGCTGACCTTCCTGGAGGCGCTGGCGCGGTGGGAGAAGCGCAACCGGATGAAGGTGCCGATCACGCGGCTGTGGGGCTGCCGCACCTTCGCCGAGCTGGCCGAGGTCGGCTGGCAGGTGCTCAACGAGGAACGCGCGGACGCCGGTTCGCTGGCGCTGCGCTACCTGGCCGGATAA
- a CDS encoding non-ribosomal peptide synthetase produces the protein MNDASTQCLHDMFALHADAAPDAIAAVAGDRSITYGQLRERSRRLAAVLRAQHVGPDVVVGLHVPRSIDMLVGILGILEAGAAYLPLWVGHPAERLRFMLDHSGARVLVESDATRGGLPEFDGIRIPVDARPDAVPAEAGPRATPDHLAYVIYTSGTTGTPKGVAVPHRAAARIVRSGIYGTFDAGQTFLQSCPLSFDASVFEIFGCLANGGRLAILPDQRVSAELIVETVRHAGVTTLWLTPTLFNRIVDDGLLDGAGLHQVVVGGEVLSSAHVAHGLGSLGARIANGYGPTEAGVFTCCHQFAAADLAQSPPPVGRPLPGTEVHILDERLRPVPDGEQGELYIGGDALARGYHNRPDLTAAAFVPDPVGARPGARLYRSGDLARMLPGGLVQVLGRTDDQVKIRGNRVELGEVESALAELPEIRQAAVVDRTQGGDRVLAAYVVPAAGAPTVAELRRRLAARLPDYMIPSEYHRVEALPLTQHGKLDRAALRADTDAARLDLGSRYAAAGSELETVIAALWAELLEVPTVGIDDNYFDLGGTSASVPALNRRIHQELGARLSVTALYEYPTVRSLAESIASAGVRG, from the coding sequence ATGAACGACGCCTCGACCCAGTGCCTGCACGACATGTTCGCGCTACACGCGGACGCCGCGCCGGACGCGATCGCCGCCGTTGCCGGTGATCGGTCGATCACCTACGGGCAGCTCCGGGAGCGGTCCCGGCGACTGGCCGCGGTCCTGCGCGCCCAGCACGTCGGGCCCGACGTCGTGGTCGGCCTGCACGTGCCGCGCTCCATCGACATGCTGGTCGGAATCCTGGGCATCCTCGAAGCCGGGGCGGCGTACCTGCCACTGTGGGTGGGCCACCCGGCCGAGCGGCTCCGGTTCATGCTCGACCACTCCGGAGCGCGGGTCCTCGTCGAGTCCGACGCGACCCGTGGCGGCCTGCCGGAGTTCGACGGGATCCGGATCCCGGTCGACGCCCGGCCCGACGCCGTGCCGGCCGAGGCCGGGCCGCGCGCCACCCCGGACCACCTCGCCTACGTCATCTACACCTCCGGCACGACCGGCACCCCGAAGGGCGTCGCCGTGCCGCACCGCGCCGCCGCCCGCATCGTCCGGTCCGGGATCTATGGCACGTTCGACGCCGGCCAGACGTTCCTGCAGTCCTGCCCACTGTCGTTCGACGCGTCGGTATTCGAGATCTTCGGCTGCCTGGCCAACGGCGGCCGGCTGGCGATCCTGCCCGACCAGCGGGTCTCCGCGGAGCTGATCGTGGAGACGGTCCGCCACGCCGGGGTCACCACGCTGTGGCTCACCCCCACCCTGTTCAACCGGATCGTCGACGACGGGCTGCTCGACGGGGCGGGCCTGCACCAGGTGGTGGTCGGCGGCGAGGTCCTGTCGAGCGCCCACGTCGCGCACGGGCTGGGGTCGCTCGGCGCCCGGATCGCCAACGGGTACGGCCCGACCGAGGCCGGGGTCTTCACCTGCTGCCACCAGTTCGCGGCGGCCGACCTGGCGCAGTCCCCGCCCCCGGTCGGCCGGCCGTTGCCCGGCACCGAGGTGCACATCCTGGACGAGCGGCTGCGTCCGGTCCCCGACGGCGAGCAGGGCGAGCTGTACATCGGCGGTGACGCGCTGGCCCGCGGCTACCACAACCGGCCGGACCTCACCGCCGCCGCGTTCGTGCCCGACCCGGTCGGCGCCCGGCCCGGCGCCCGGCTGTACCGCTCCGGCGACCTCGCCCGGATGCTGCCCGGCGGGCTGGTCCAGGTGCTGGGCCGCACCGACGACCAGGTGAAGATCCGGGGCAACCGGGTCGAGCTCGGCGAGGTCGAGTCGGCGCTGGCGGAACTCCCGGAGATCCGGCAGGCCGCCGTGGTCGACCGGACGCAGGGCGGCGACCGGGTCCTCGCCGCGTACGTCGTCCCGGCCGCCGGCGCGCCGACCGTCGCCGAGCTGCGCCGCCGGCTGGCCGCCCGGCTGCCCGACTACATGATCCCGTCCGAGTACCACCGGGTTGAGGCGCTGCCGCTCACCCAGCACGGCAAGCTCGACCGGGCCGCGTTGCGCGCCGACACCGACGCCGCCCGGCTCGACCTGGGCAGCCGGTACGCGGCGGCGGGCTCCGAACTGGAGACGGTGATCGCCGCGCTCTGGGCGGAACTGCTTGAGGTGCCCACGGTGGGCATCGACGACAACTACTTCGACCTCGGCGGTACGTCGGCGTCGGTGCCGGCGTTGAACCGGCGGATCCACCAGGAGCTGGGTGCCCGGCTGTCGGTGACGGCGCTCTACGAGTACCCCACCGTCCGGAGCCTGGCCGAGTCGATCGCGAGTGCGGGAGTGCGGGGCTGA